A single region of the Phycisphaerae bacterium RAS1 genome encodes:
- a CDS encoding Competence protein A encodes MAGSQAIWGIEIGQCALKAVKVRPAGDGRLEAVAFDVIEHAKILSQPDAEPEELIKAALDKFVSRNQCQGDRFVIGVPGQQTFARFCKLPPADPKKINDLVQYEASQQIPFDMEDVVWDFQTFANPNSPEVEVGIFAMRKDLIRKQIDYYSAVKVAPVAVQTIPSALYNFCRFELGDKLTGGAVVLIDVGAQNTDLIIVEPSSAWTRNIPLGGNSFTETLVRAFKLPFAKAETLKRQAASSKYARQIFQAMRPVFADLVAEIQRSIGFYSSTHREVELKQVVAVGNAFLLPGLQKYLENNLTISGGVLRMEQFEKLVAAEGVDAEQFAANVLTLGAAYGLAVQGLGLGTIKASLLPPELARIAVWKKKQPWFAIAAACLAAAALCPYARTVMDRQALAGNSATRERVESIKRNARDLQNKYRATQQDTGAKMDDINKLLDIQKEKRLVPNVIALLNEAMPETDARLKDVRGPEELKKLIQSDPGRLARTQRKQMMFESVQIDFVSDVETAEFGKTGSGGPAGMSVTGKPKEAGSNPGFTVNVVARLLYGQTPPEAASVITEEFYANLRRLAKQPGRGFFMPEPPPEEKSVAYISNPRFEQFSRPTGSGGGGFGSPGAPSSTDPKASELTDPVTGESTATDWRIEFSFKVKLGEPPAPPPDAAAPPAKPPGR; translated from the coding sequence ATGGCTGGCAGCCAGGCGATCTGGGGAATTGAGATCGGGCAGTGTGCCCTGAAGGCCGTCAAGGTCCGCCCCGCTGGCGACGGACGCCTCGAAGCCGTCGCCTTCGACGTGATCGAGCACGCCAAAATCCTCTCGCAGCCGGACGCCGAGCCGGAGGAGCTGATCAAGGCCGCGCTCGACAAGTTCGTCTCCCGCAACCAGTGCCAGGGCGATCGCTTCGTCATCGGCGTGCCCGGTCAGCAGACGTTCGCGCGCTTCTGCAAGCTCCCGCCGGCTGATCCCAAGAAGATCAACGACCTGGTGCAGTACGAGGCCAGCCAGCAGATTCCGTTCGACATGGAAGACGTGGTCTGGGACTTCCAGACCTTTGCGAACCCGAATTCGCCCGAGGTCGAGGTCGGGATCTTCGCGATGCGCAAGGACCTGATCCGCAAGCAGATCGACTACTACTCGGCAGTGAAGGTCGCGCCTGTCGCGGTGCAGACCATTCCCTCGGCCCTCTACAACTTCTGCCGGTTCGAGCTGGGCGACAAGCTGACGGGCGGGGCGGTGGTGCTCATCGACGTCGGCGCCCAGAACACTGACCTCATCATTGTGGAGCCGAGCAGCGCCTGGACGCGAAACATCCCCCTGGGCGGCAACTCCTTCACGGAGACGCTGGTCCGCGCGTTCAAGTTGCCCTTCGCCAAGGCCGAAACGCTCAAACGTCAGGCCGCCAGCAGCAAGTACGCCCGGCAGATCTTCCAGGCCATGCGGCCGGTCTTCGCCGACCTGGTGGCTGAAATCCAGCGCTCGATCGGCTTCTACAGCTCGACGCACCGCGAAGTCGAGCTTAAGCAGGTCGTGGCGGTCGGCAACGCCTTCCTGCTGCCGGGATTGCAGAAGTACCTGGAAAACAACCTGACGATCAGCGGCGGCGTGCTGCGAATGGAGCAGTTTGAGAAGCTCGTTGCGGCCGAAGGCGTCGATGCGGAGCAATTCGCGGCCAACGTTCTGACGCTAGGCGCGGCCTACGGGCTGGCGGTTCAGGGGCTGGGGCTGGGGACGATCAAGGCCTCGCTGCTGCCGCCGGAGCTGGCCCGCATCGCCGTCTGGAAAAAGAAACAGCCCTGGTTCGCGATCGCGGCGGCGTGCCTGGCGGCGGCGGCGCTGTGCCCGTACGCACGAACGGTCATGGACCGGCAGGCGCTGGCCGGCAACAGCGCCACGCGCGAGCGGGTCGAGAGCATCAAGCGAAACGCGCGCGACCTGCAGAACAAGTACCGCGCCACGCAGCAGGACACGGGCGCCAAGATGGACGACATCAACAAGCTGCTTGATATTCAGAAAGAGAAGCGGCTGGTGCCCAACGTGATCGCCCTGCTGAACGAGGCCATGCCCGAAACGGACGCGCGGCTGAAAGACGTCCGCGGCCCCGAGGAACTGAAAAAGCTGATTCAGTCCGACCCGGGCCGCCTGGCGCGAACCCAACGCAAACAGATGATGTTCGAGTCGGTACAGATCGACTTCGTCAGCGACGTTGAAACCGCCGAATTCGGCAAGACCGGCTCGGGCGGCCCGGCGGGGATGAGCGTCACTGGAAAGCCAAAGGAAGCCGGCAGCAACCCCGGCTTTACCGTAAACGTCGTCGCGCGGCTGCTTTACGGCCAGACGCCGCCAGAGGCCGCGTCGGTCATTACCGAGGAGTTCTATGCCAACCTGCGGCGCCTGGCGAAGCAGCCGGGCCGCGGGTTCTTCATGCCCGAGCCTCCGCCCGAAGAGAAGTCCGTAGCCTACATCTCGAACCCGCGGTTCGAGCAGTTTTCGCGGCCGACGGGAAGCGGCGGCGGCGGCTTTGGAAGCCCGGGCGCTCCGTCCTCGACCGATCCGAAGGCATCCGAACTGACCGACCCGGTCACCGGCGAGTCGACCGCGACGGACTGGCGAATCGAGTTCTCCTTCAAGGTGAAGCTCGGCGAACCGCCGGCGCCTCCGCCGGACGCCGCCGCGCCCCCTGCCAAGCCTCCGGGACGATAA
- the nadA gene encoding Quinolinate synthase A, which translates to MLFQPPLPPRYARLTDEQRADEIRRIKREMGHRLVILGHHYQQDEVIQFADFTGDSLKLSLLAAQQTDAEYIVFCGVHFMAESADILTSQRQQVILPDLSAGCSMADMAQIDQVESCWPFLSEHADAPLTPITYVNSSAAVKAFVGRQDGACCTSSNARMVLEWALHGATPGDAPDTGHKIVFLPDQHLGRNTAYALGWPLESMVVFDPRQPEGGLTPEQVRKARFILWKGHCSVHQLFNTRQIETIRALPDAYTILVHPECSWEVVQKADLVGSTEYIIKTVREAPPQTYWAVGTEVHLIRRLAATCPNKQVRSLAGIQCLCSTMYRIDLTHLHWVLDRLAQGEVVNPIRVDEETRRWSRIALERMLELRPAQPVSAR; encoded by the coding sequence ATGTTATTTCAGCCGCCGCTGCCGCCGCGATACGCACGCCTCACCGATGAGCAGCGCGCCGACGAAATCCGCCGCATCAAGCGCGAGATGGGCCATCGGCTGGTCATTCTCGGCCACCACTACCAGCAGGACGAGGTCATCCAGTTCGCCGATTTCACCGGCGACAGCTTGAAACTCTCGCTCTTGGCCGCCCAGCAGACCGACGCGGAGTACATCGTATTTTGCGGCGTGCATTTCATGGCGGAATCGGCCGACATCCTGACCAGCCAGCGACAGCAGGTGATCCTGCCGGACCTGTCGGCCGGATGCAGCATGGCGGACATGGCCCAGATCGACCAGGTGGAGAGCTGCTGGCCGTTCCTGAGCGAGCACGCCGACGCGCCGCTGACGCCGATTACGTACGTGAACTCATCGGCGGCGGTGAAGGCGTTCGTAGGGCGGCAGGACGGGGCCTGCTGCACCAGCTCGAACGCCAGGATGGTGCTCGAATGGGCGCTGCACGGCGCGACGCCGGGGGACGCACCGGACACCGGGCACAAAATCGTCTTCCTTCCCGACCAGCACCTGGGCCGCAATACGGCGTACGCCCTCGGCTGGCCGCTGGAGAGCATGGTCGTCTTCGACCCGCGCCAACCGGAAGGCGGACTGACGCCTGAGCAGGTGCGGAAGGCGCGGTTCATCCTGTGGAAAGGGCACTGCTCGGTTCATCAGCTCTTCAACACGAGGCAGATTGAGACGATCCGCGCCCTGCCCGATGCGTACACGATCCTGGTTCACCCGGAATGTTCCTGGGAGGTGGTGCAGAAGGCCGACCTCGTGGGCAGCACGGAGTACATCATCAAGACCGTTCGCGAGGCCCCGCCGCAGACCTATTGGGCGGTGGGCACGGAAGTGCACCTGATCCGCCGCCTGGCCGCGACCTGCCCGAACAAGCAGGTGCGTTCGCTGGCGGGGATCCAGTGCCTATGCTCGACCATGTACCGCATCGACCTGACCCACCTGCACTGGGTGCTGGATCGGCTCGCGCAGGGCGAGGTGGTCAACCCGATCCGCGTCGATGAGGAAACCCGCCGCTGGTCGAGAATCGCGCTGGAGCGGATGCTGGAGCTGCGTCCGGCCCAACCGGTCTCCGCGCGTTAG
- the rpfG_1 gene encoding Cyclic di-GMP phosphodiesterase response regulator RpfG gives MRGGEIQVELPAAVADFALSGGLNTALHGLAALRGAALRLTPSTPHAVSGDRTLSELSLHSQGRPAGRIRCCGPGEIRDAAQVIAGVLNHAIDREEAVDNLSEALLGTYEELNLLYGLLPELAQSIHPPQIAQLLVDETARVVQCRRVSLLVADEDRRCMRVVASRGLPVEARDVTIPIGTDGPAGPVMSDSPLVFGENAVPLAHVPLTARGQTLGVLVATERIDAGDFTARDLQLLQGLASVSASAIHNCRLHEAMKRQMLSTIRALARAVDARDHYTHDHSARVARLCVSTARRLGVGDDDALQKIELAGILHDIGKIGIPDTILAGCERLTAAQYELVKQHVNIGAEIVSHVAELTDVARAILHHHERFDGRGYPAGLSGADIPLASRLISVADAYDSLTSDRTYRKACSQEDGLLELRRGSGTQFDPQVVEALAREIGP, from the coding sequence ATGCGCGGCGGCGAAATCCAGGTAGAGCTTCCGGCGGCCGTCGCGGACTTCGCGCTGAGCGGGGGACTGAATACCGCCCTGCACGGGCTGGCCGCGTTGCGCGGCGCCGCGCTGCGGCTCACACCTTCAACGCCGCACGCCGTTTCCGGCGATCGCACGCTCTCGGAGCTCTCCCTTCACAGCCAGGGACGTCCCGCCGGTCGCATCCGCTGCTGCGGCCCGGGCGAAATCCGCGACGCGGCACAGGTCATCGCCGGCGTGCTCAACCACGCCATCGACCGTGAAGAGGCGGTCGACAATCTCTCGGAAGCGCTGCTGGGCACGTACGAAGAGTTGAATCTGCTCTACGGCCTGCTGCCGGAGCTGGCCCAGTCGATCCACCCGCCGCAGATCGCCCAACTGCTGGTCGACGAAACCGCGCGCGTGGTGCAGTGTCGGCGCGTCTCGCTGCTGGTCGCTGACGAAGACCGCCGCTGCATGCGCGTGGTCGCGTCGCGCGGATTGCCCGTCGAAGCACGGGATGTGACCATTCCCATCGGAACCGACGGCCCCGCCGGCCCGGTGATGAGCGACAGCCCGCTGGTCTTTGGCGAGAACGCCGTGCCGCTGGCGCATGTTCCGCTGACGGCGCGCGGCCAGACGCTGGGTGTGCTGGTGGCCACGGAGCGGATCGACGCCGGCGATTTCACCGCCCGCGACCTTCAACTGCTGCAGGGACTGGCGTCGGTCAGCGCCTCGGCCATTCACAACTGCCGTCTGCACGAGGCGATGAAGCGCCAGATGTTAAGCACGATCCGAGCCCTGGCGCGGGCGGTCGACGCCCGCGACCACTACACGCACGACCACTCCGCGCGCGTGGCGCGGCTGTGCGTCTCGACCGCGCGGCGGCTGGGCGTCGGCGATGACGACGCGCTGCAGAAGATCGAACTGGCCGGCATCCTGCACGACATTGGCAAGATCGGCATCCCCGACACGATCCTGGCCGGCTGCGAGCGGCTGACCGCCGCGCAGTACGAGCTCGTCAAGCAGCACGTGAACATCGGCGCGGAGATCGTGTCGCACGTGGCCGAACTGACCGACGTGGCCCGGGCCATTCTGCATCATCATGAGCGCTTCGACGGCCGCGGCTATCCGGCCGGGTTGTCCGGCGCGGACATTCCGCTGGCGTCGCGGCTGATCTCCGTCGCCGACGCATACGATTCGCTCACGTCAGACCGCACGTATCGCAAGGCCTGTTCGCAGGAAGACGGACTTCTGGAACTGCGGCGCGGAAGCGGCACGCAATTCGATCCGCAGGTCGTCGAAGCGCTCGCGCGGGAAATAGGTCCGTAG
- the phoP_1 gene encoding Alkaline phosphatase synthesis transcriptional regulatory protein PhoP: MKRILICDDERHVIEGLRFLLRGPERVIVTAADGVEGQQRFTDQTPDLLITDVMMPRMSGLELVAWVRRQPRLTGLPIVILTAKGQAQDAEAAQNMWGAVVMAKPFDPNQLRERVAAMLEGAPCAAAKSR, translated from the coding sequence ATGAAACGCATTCTAATATGCGATGACGAGCGGCATGTGATCGAGGGGTTGCGCTTCCTGCTGCGCGGCCCGGAGCGCGTCATTGTGACCGCGGCCGACGGCGTCGAGGGCCAGCAGCGGTTCACGGATCAAACGCCCGATCTGCTGATCACGGACGTCATGATGCCGCGCATGTCGGGACTGGAGTTGGTGGCCTGGGTGCGCCGCCAGCCGCGCCTCACGGGTCTGCCCATTGTGATCCTGACGGCCAAGGGACAGGCCCAGGACGCCGAGGCCGCGCAGAACATGTGGGGCGCCGTCGTCATGGCCAAACCCTTCGACCCCAACCAGCTGCGCGAACGGGTGGCGGCCATGCTGGAGGGCGCGCCATGCGCGGCGGCGAAATCCAGGTAG
- the kinB gene encoding Alginate biosynthesis sensor protein KinB: protein MSANEHAVVELVASARRYGQRDVFNGKRRWSRFQVGMRLEAQLADVSEAEVWPVTSHNISGGGLGFWSTRELADHTRLRLREWTGNDGAWIPATVVHSSLSIGGYLVGVCFDNPIGEDRTDEKAAKAPKPKTVRPADEDEPQPVENAPRGTPLLAQISLVFLVAMLAGAAVLTVSVLGFKLPLQPAGHAFGLSLLAVLLVGLAGQWRFSARASGSIRSLSDDFRLIAEGKSQATTQRRDTIRELAELRAAFQDVCARFRQREDEERGRRHKLEELHMLKSNILNMVSHDLRTPLTSILLYTQLLRDELPTLSAEDQQKFLQIISGECTRLSRLVDDLLEAQRLESGRARWQFAPINLIELVGNCATVFDVMARSKSLHITVEHPKTLPEIEADADKITQVVSNLLSNAVKYTPPGGAVHVSLERDGGQIILSVADNGPGIPRDQWEAIFDRFSQLSATTFVRELPGVGLGLFIVRQIVSRHQGRVWVNSEVGQGSAFYVALPINMAARTQPEHEHEASAGTILVCDADPELAARIAQALAAHRYNVRLAHCAGRMLALLDAGHVDAVLTDVLLPDMDAGELLDSLQRARKDGWRLIVHSFADDEAALLQRGADAFVRRPARADDLVQAVQSVLARGVKQEVPVRV, encoded by the coding sequence ATGAGCGCCAACGAACACGCGGTGGTAGAGCTCGTCGCCAGCGCCCGCCGCTACGGGCAGCGCGACGTGTTCAACGGCAAACGCCGCTGGTCACGCTTTCAGGTGGGGATGCGGCTGGAAGCCCAGCTCGCCGACGTGAGCGAGGCCGAGGTCTGGCCGGTCACGTCCCACAACATTTCGGGCGGCGGGCTGGGATTCTGGTCAACGCGCGAGCTGGCCGACCACACGCGGCTGCGGCTGCGGGAATGGACCGGCAACGACGGGGCCTGGATCCCGGCGACGGTCGTCCATTCGTCGCTCAGCATCGGCGGCTACCTGGTGGGCGTGTGCTTCGATAACCCCATCGGCGAGGACCGAACCGACGAGAAAGCGGCGAAAGCGCCCAAGCCCAAGACGGTGCGGCCTGCGGACGAGGATGAACCGCAACCCGTGGAGAACGCGCCGCGCGGCACGCCGCTGCTGGCGCAGATTTCGCTTGTGTTTCTGGTGGCGATGCTGGCGGGGGCGGCGGTGCTGACCGTTTCGGTATTGGGGTTCAAGCTGCCCTTGCAGCCGGCGGGGCACGCATTCGGGCTATCGCTCCTGGCGGTGCTGCTGGTGGGTCTGGCGGGGCAGTGGCGCTTCTCGGCCCGCGCCAGCGGGAGCATCCGCAGCCTGTCGGACGATTTTCGGCTCATCGCGGAGGGGAAGTCGCAGGCGACGACGCAGCGGCGCGACACGATTCGCGAGCTTGCGGAGCTGCGGGCGGCGTTTCAGGACGTGTGCGCGCGGTTCCGCCAGCGGGAGGACGAAGAGCGCGGACGGCGGCACAAGCTCGAAGAGCTGCACATGCTCAAGTCGAACATCCTGAACATGGTTTCGCACGACTTGCGCACGCCGCTGACCTCGATCCTGCTTTACACCCAACTGCTGCGCGACGAACTGCCCACGCTCAGCGCCGAGGATCAGCAGAAGTTCCTGCAGATCATCAGCGGTGAGTGCACGCGCCTCTCGCGCCTGGTGGATGATCTGCTCGAGGCGCAGCGGCTCGAATCGGGCCGCGCCCGTTGGCAATTCGCGCCGATCAACCTGATCGAGCTGGTGGGAAACTGCGCCACCGTCTTCGACGTGATGGCCCGCAGCAAGTCGCTGCACATTACCGTCGAGCATCCCAAGACCCTTCCCGAAATCGAGGCGGACGCCGACAAGATCACGCAGGTCGTCAGCAACCTGCTCTCCAACGCCGTCAAGTACACGCCGCCCGGCGGCGCGGTGCACGTCAGCCTTGAGCGCGACGGCGGACAGATCATCCTGTCCGTGGCTGACAACGGCCCCGGCATCCCGCGCGATCAGTGGGAGGCCATCTTCGACCGGTTCTCCCAGCTCTCCGCCACCACATTCGTGCGTGAGCTGCCGGGCGTCGGGCTGGGGTTGTTCATTGTGCGGCAGATTGTCAGCCGCCATCAGGGCCGCGTGTGGGTCAACAGTGAAGTCGGCCAGGGTTCCGCCTTTTACGTGGCGCTGCCGATCAACATGGCCGCGCGCACCCAGCCCGAGCACGAGCACGAGGCGTCCGCCGGGACGATCCTGGTGTGCGATGCGGACCCGGAGCTGGCGGCGCGCATCGCCCAGGCGCTTGCGGCGCATCGGTACAACGTCCGGCTCGCCCATTGCGCCGGCCGAATGCTGGCGCTGCTCGACGCCGGCCACGTCGACGCCGTGTTGACCGACGTGCTGCTGCCCGACATGGACGCCGGCGAATTGCTGGACAGTCTGCAGCGCGCCCGCAAGGACGGCTGGCGGCTGATCGTGCACAGTTTCGCGGACGACGAGGCTGCGTTGCTTCAGCGCGGGGCGGATGCCTTCGTCCGCCGCCCGGCGCGTGCGGATGACCTGGTCCAGGCGGTGCAGTCGGTGCTCGCGCGCGGCGTGAAGCAGGAAGTCCCGGTGCGCGTGTGA
- a CDS encoding 2-oxoglutarate-acceptor oxidoreductase subunit OorD translates to MNDVQIKREVCKGCGLCVEFCPKHVLKLSDELNAIGYHPAELHDAAACTACALCAVMCPETGMSVYREPRKKP, encoded by the coding sequence ATGAACGACGTTCAGATCAAGCGCGAAGTGTGCAAAGGCTGCGGATTGTGCGTCGAGTTCTGCCCCAAGCACGTCCTGAAGCTGTCGGACGAGTTGAACGCGATCGGCTATCACCCGGCGGAGCTGCATGACGCCGCGGCGTGCACGGCGTGCGCGCTGTGCGCGGTGATGTGCCCGGAGACGGGGATGTCGGTTTACCGCGAGCCGAGGAAGAAGCCGTGA
- the korA_1 gene encoding 2-oxoglutarate oxidoreductase subunit KorA, which translates to MSITCVESCNAPATPGRECTAAPSAPADGVAVERRLVKGNEALSLGAVHGGCEAFFGYPITPQNEIPEILSGLLPKLGRVFIQAESEVASINMIYGAAAAGHRAMTSSSSPGISLMMEGLSYIAGARLPCLIMNVMRGGPGLGNIAPSQSDYFQACKGGGHGDYHSIVLAPWNVQECFTFPALGFDLADRYRMPAFILADAVLGSMLEPATIPKEFPPIRRIEKEWATCGRGKRSHKNVVNSLHLDPEVLSEHNELLQATYREARREIRYDMRQAEDAEVLLVAFGISARVALSTVNLLRREGRKVGLLRPITLYPFPDAPLTELAARVKSMLVFELNSGQMVEDVRLAVNGRCPVHFYGKMGGVIPAPDELADVVRRIHSGKAEEKP; encoded by the coding sequence ATGAGCATCACGTGTGTCGAAAGCTGCAATGCTCCGGCAACGCCGGGCAGGGAGTGCACGGCGGCGCCTTCCGCGCCCGCGGACGGCGTCGCCGTCGAGCGCCGGCTCGTCAAAGGCAACGAAGCCCTCTCCCTCGGCGCCGTCCACGGCGGCTGCGAGGCCTTCTTCGGCTATCCCATCACGCCGCAGAACGAAATCCCCGAAATCCTCTCCGGCCTGCTGCCGAAGCTGGGCCGCGTCTTCATTCAGGCCGAGAGCGAAGTCGCCTCGATCAACATGATCTACGGAGCCGCCGCGGCCGGGCATCGGGCCATGACCAGCTCCAGCAGCCCCGGCATCAGCCTGATGATGGAGGGGCTGAGCTACATCGCCGGGGCGCGGCTGCCGTGCCTGATCATGAACGTGATGCGCGGCGGGCCGGGGCTGGGGAACATCGCCCCGTCGCAGAGCGACTATTTCCAGGCGTGCAAAGGCGGCGGGCACGGCGACTATCACAGCATCGTGCTGGCGCCGTGGAACGTGCAGGAGTGCTTCACATTTCCGGCGCTGGGCTTTGACCTGGCCGATCGCTATCGCATGCCTGCGTTCATACTGGCGGACGCCGTGCTCGGTTCGATGCTTGAGCCGGCGACGATTCCGAAGGAGTTCCCGCCGATTCGGCGCATCGAGAAGGAATGGGCGACCTGCGGGCGCGGCAAACGCAGTCACAAGAACGTCGTGAACTCGCTGCATCTGGATCCGGAAGTGCTGTCGGAGCACAACGAGCTGCTTCAGGCGACGTATCGCGAGGCGCGGCGCGAGATTCGCTATGACATGAGGCAGGCGGAGGATGCGGAAGTTCTTCTGGTCGCGTTCGGCATTTCCGCTCGGGTCGCCCTTTCCACCGTAAACCTCCTGAGGAGGGAGGGTCGCAAAGTCGGGCTCTTGCGGCCGATTACGCTCTATCCTTTCCCGGATGCGCCGCTCACGGAGTTGGCCGCTCGCGTCAAGTCGATGCTGGTCTTCGAGCTGAACAGTGGACAGATGGTCGAAGACGTTCGACTGGCCGTGAATGGCCGCTGCCCGGTGCATTTCTATGGAAAGATGGGCGGCGTGATCCCCGCGCCCGATGAGCTGGCCGATGTGGTTCGTCGAATCCACTCCGGCAAAGCCGAGGAGAAGCCATGA
- the korB_1 gene encoding 2-oxoglutarate oxidoreductase subunit KorB, whose product MSTLQSAAEAPAAEPGSDMTAAVAPVSSERKPTDGLECVFQRPASMTDKPLHYCPGCTHGIIHRLVAEMVDEFGLLEKTVGVCPVGCSVFAYEYFEFDGIQASHGRAPAVATAVKRCDPSRFVFTYQGDGDLAAIGMAETIWAAARGENITIFFVNNGIYGMTGGQMAPTTLIGQKTTTSPTGRDPLTTGLPIGMCELLATLPGVAYIARVPMSSPKGVNTAKKYMRKAVRAQLEHKGFSMVELLSTCPVQWGLTPVQAMKHIDEDVLKVYPAKVFVDRVDAT is encoded by the coding sequence ATGAGCACCCTGCAATCGGCGGCGGAAGCGCCGGCCGCGGAACCTGGAAGCGATATGACCGCGGCGGTTGCGCCCGTTAGCAGCGAACGCAAGCCGACCGACGGCCTGGAGTGCGTTTTCCAGCGCCCCGCGTCGATGACCGACAAGCCGCTGCACTATTGTCCGGGCTGCACGCATGGCATCATCCACCGGCTTGTGGCCGAAATGGTCGACGAGTTCGGCCTGCTCGAAAAGACGGTCGGCGTGTGTCCGGTCGGCTGTTCTGTGTTCGCGTACGAATACTTCGAATTCGACGGAATCCAGGCCAGCCACGGACGCGCGCCGGCTGTTGCGACCGCCGTCAAACGCTGCGACCCGTCGCGATTCGTCTTCACCTACCAGGGCGACGGCGACCTGGCCGCGATCGGCATGGCCGAAACGATCTGGGCCGCCGCCCGCGGCGAGAACATCACCATCTTCTTTGTGAACAACGGCATTTACGGCATGACCGGCGGCCAGATGGCGCCGACGACGCTGATCGGGCAGAAGACCACAACCAGCCCGACCGGCCGCGACCCGCTGACGACCGGTCTGCCGATCGGGATGTGCGAGCTGCTGGCGACGCTGCCGGGCGTGGCCTACATCGCCCGTGTGCCGATGAGCAGCCCGAAGGGCGTCAACACCGCCAAGAAGTACATGCGCAAAGCGGTGCGGGCGCAGCTCGAGCACAAGGGCTTCAGCATGGTCGAGCTTCTTTCGACCTGCCCGGTGCAATGGGGCCTGACGCCGGTGCAGGCGATGAAGCACATTGACGAGGATGTACTGAAAGTCTACCCGGCAAAAGTGTTTGTGGACCGCGTGGACGCCACGTAG
- the porC gene encoding Pyruvate synthase subunit PorC encodes MKEEILIAGFGGQGILLMGRILAEAAMYDGYHATWFPSYGPEMRGGTANCITILSDDEIGSPIVNTYDIAVVMNQPSLERFGPKVRPGGLVLVNSSMVPVRFNRTDVEVAYVPAAAIAKAAGIERGQNIVMLGALLGARCPLTMERVENAIRENIGRKHPEAVDRNLAALHAGREAVSAPAAA; translated from the coding sequence ATGAAAGAAGAAATCCTCATCGCTGGTTTCGGTGGACAGGGCATTCTGCTGATGGGGCGCATTCTGGCCGAGGCCGCCATGTATGACGGGTACCACGCCACGTGGTTCCCATCCTATGGCCCAGAGATGCGCGGCGGAACGGCAAATTGCATCACGATCCTGTCTGACGACGAAATTGGCTCCCCGATTGTCAACACATATGACATCGCCGTCGTCATGAACCAGCCGTCGCTGGAACGCTTCGGTCCGAAGGTGCGGCCCGGCGGGCTGGTGCTGGTCAATTCGTCGATGGTGCCGGTCCGGTTCAATCGGACGGATGTTGAGGTTGCCTACGTCCCGGCGGCGGCGATCGCGAAAGCGGCCGGCATTGAGCGCGGCCAGAACATTGTGATGCTGGGCGCGCTGCTTGGCGCCCGCTGCCCGCTGACCATGGAGCGCGTCGAAAACGCGATCCGAGAGAACATCGGCCGCAAGCATCCGGAGGCGGTTGATCGAAACCTGGCGGCGCTGCACGCCGGCCGCGAAGCCGTCAGCGCCCCGGCGGCAGCGTAG